In Anaerolineae bacterium, the genomic window GGCTCCCGCACCCCGAGCAAGGTGCAGATCAGCATGGTGAGCAGGACGCCGGCAATGACGGCGAGAGCCAGCCGGCTTTGGCCGCGGTCCACGAAATAGCCAGCGGTCATGCCGCCAGCGATGAAGCCGGCCAGGTCCAGGATGTTTTTCGCCCCGGAAGCAGTTCCGTGTCGGGCCGGCGGCACCAGGTCGGGGATCAGCCCCTGCAGAGGGCCGTGGGCCAGGTTGGAGGTGCACTGCAAAAGCACGTAGCTGATGGTCAGGAAGAGAAAGCTCCCGCTGAGGCTGATGGCGAGCAGGCTGAGGAGCGCGCCGGCGGCGCCGACTGCGATCCAGGGCCGGCGCCGGCCCCATGGGGTGGTCGTAGCATCCGAGAGCGCCCCGCTGAGCGGCTGAATCAGCATGGCCAGGATCAGGCCGGCGAAGGTCATCATGCCGAGGGCGGTCGCCTTGCGGTGCTCCGGCACGAACTCCAGGAGCACTGCCGGCAGAATAATGGTGTGCAGTCCGTTCCAGAGGAAGGTCAGCCCGAACCAGTAGCAGTTGAT contains:
- a CDS encoding MFS transporter codes for the protein MTERQPPAAVLRPKDYFFINCYWFGLTFLWNGLHTIILPAVLLEFVPEHRKATALGMMTFAGLILAMLIQPLSGALSDATTTPWGRRRPWIAVGAAGALLSLLAISLSGSFLFLTISYVLLQCTSNLAHGPLQGLIPDLVPPARHGTASGAKNILDLAGFIAGGMTAGYFVDRGQSRLALAVIAGVLLTMLICTLLGVREP